Proteins found in one Thalassomonas actiniarum genomic segment:
- a CDS encoding hydrogenase maturation protein encodes MRILLLVTAFNGLSQRIYEQLKLQGHAVSVVFAGQESEVRYAIDTFEPELILCPFLKQRIPDDIWQKHLCIIIHPGIIGDRGPSSLDWAILDQQSQWGVTALQADSEMDAGDIWSSKNFKMRPASKASLYRQEVTQMASALVDDILEWQQMADFKPLPLDYSDKKVKGSLKPLIRQAERSINWHRDNTCEVLRKIHAADSFPGVLDDFFGIGVYLFGAHQELVLKADAPKKVIAQRDGAICISTLDGAIWISHLKQQKNADNSYFKLPAAWVLAEHLTETPELKLPPLAAHKIKTYKEISYREADGVGYLYFNFHNGAMGTEQCQRLLTAYKAAQCRNTRILVLMGGDDFFSNGIHLNHIEASDDPAEESWRNINAIDDLVQAILETRNKITLASLGNNAGAGGVMLALACDQVVARDGVVLNPHYKTMGLYGSEYWTYTLPRRIGYRQAIDLTQSCMPLGAQAAANIGLVDAVFPSDPTAYAFDLKEYCRILLEDDQYVALLSTKLAQRDKDELEKPLAQYREEELLQMKHCFTAADSQYHRLRKQFVYKVCPGTTPARLTQYPLVSTAADSNGIADLTPLTE; translated from the coding sequence GTGCGTATTTTATTACTCGTCACCGCCTTTAACGGCCTCAGCCAACGCATTTATGAACAACTTAAACTCCAGGGACACGCAGTCAGCGTCGTTTTTGCCGGACAGGAAAGCGAAGTCCGCTATGCCATCGATACCTTTGAACCTGAACTGATCCTGTGTCCGTTTCTCAAACAACGCATCCCGGATGATATCTGGCAAAAACACCTGTGCATTATCATTCACCCGGGCATTATCGGCGACCGCGGGCCCTCTTCCCTGGACTGGGCGATTTTAGATCAGCAAAGCCAGTGGGGCGTCACCGCCTTGCAGGCGGACAGCGAAATGGATGCCGGCGATATCTGGTCATCGAAAAATTTTAAAATGCGCCCTGCCTCAAAAGCCAGCTTATACCGCCAGGAAGTTACGCAAATGGCATCGGCACTGGTGGACGATATTCTGGAGTGGCAGCAAATGGCAGACTTTAAACCCCTGCCGCTCGATTACAGCGATAAAAAAGTCAAAGGCAGCTTAAAACCCCTGATCCGCCAGGCAGAGCGCAGCATTAACTGGCACCGGGACAATACCTGCGAAGTCTTGAGAAAAATCCACGCCGCCGACAGTTTCCCCGGTGTACTGGATGATTTTTTCGGGATCGGCGTTTACCTTTTCGGCGCCCACCAGGAGCTGGTGTTAAAAGCCGATGCCCCGAAAAAAGTCATTGCCCAGCGTGACGGCGCCATTTGCATCTCCACCTTAGACGGCGCCATCTGGATCAGCCATTTGAAACAGCAAAAAAACGCCGACAACAGCTATTTTAAATTGCCCGCCGCCTGGGTGCTGGCAGAGCACCTGACAGAGACTCCCGAGCTTAAACTGCCGCCGCTGGCAGCCCATAAGATCAAAACCTATAAAGAAATCAGCTACCGCGAAGCCGACGGCGTCGGTTACCTTTATTTTAATTTTCATAACGGCGCCATGGGCACAGAGCAGTGTCAGCGCCTGCTGACCGCCTACAAAGCCGCCCAGTGCCGCAATACCCGGATATTGGTGCTGATGGGGGGAGACGACTTCTTCTCAAACGGCATCCACCTCAACCATATTGAGGCGAGCGACGATCCGGCCGAGGAGTCGTGGCGCAATATCAATGCCATAGACGACCTGGTACAGGCGATCCTGGAAACCCGCAACAAAATCACCCTGGCCTCCCTGGGCAACAATGCCGGCGCCGGCGGCGTGATGCTGGCACTGGCCTGTGATCAGGTGGTCGCCCGCGACGGCGTGGTGCTAAACCCCCATTATAAAACCATGGGTTTGTACGGCTCCGAATACTGGACCTATACCCTGCCGCGGCGTATCGGCTACCGCCAGGCAATCGACCTGACCCAAAGCTGTATGCCGCTCGGCGCCCAGGCCGCCGCCAACATAGGGCTGGTAGATGCGGTATTCCCGTCAGACCCGACCGCTTATGCGTTTGATTTAAAAGAATATTGTAGAATTCTGCTTGAAGATGACCAGTATGTGGCCTTGCTGAGCACTAAACTGGCCCAACGAGATAAAGACGAGCTGGAAAAACCCCTGGCCCAGTACCGGGAAGAAGAGCTGCTGCAAATGAAACACTGTTTCACCGCCGCCGACAGCCAGTACCACAGGCTAAGAAAACAGTTTGTCTATAAGGTTTGCCCGGGCACAACACCGGCGCGCCTGACCCAGTATCCCCTGGTCAGCACAGCTGCCGACAGCAACGGCATTGCCGATTTAACTCCGCTCACGGAATAA
- a CDS encoding DUF3718 domain-containing protein produces the protein MKSVITALLTAATAFAFSANAATYKFVAANNLPGTQICVSAAKNDLIGYKDMAKRYGVRHKYIANNLTCNGEEIARFAAAYGATRTADYINRFHKGKVSIIDIAKAAQEKQQAAGEDQEVILVMVH, from the coding sequence ATGAAATCTGTAATAACAGCTCTACTTACCGCAGCCACGGCTTTTGCTTTTTCGGCCAATGCCGCCACCTACAAATTTGTTGCCGCCAATAATCTGCCCGGCACTCAGATATGTGTTTCTGCGGCTAAAAACGATTTGATCGGCTACAAAGATATGGCAAAACGTTACGGGGTAAGGCACAAGTATATTGCCAATAACCTGACCTGTAACGGTGAGGAAATTGCCAGATTCGCCGCCGCCTATGGCGCAACAAGAACCGCGGATTATATTAACCGCTTCCACAAGGGAAAAGTCAGTATTATCGACATTGCTAAAGCGGCGCAAGAAAAACAACAGGCAGCAGGCGAGGATCAGGAAGTTATCCTGGTGATGGTGCACTAG
- a CDS encoding ABC transporter substrate-binding protein — protein MIKALLMALLIVNSLAGQAFAATQDSHGIKSARTWIEKEFTVSSISREQQVDEMRWFIEAAKPYRDIEVRVVSERIATHLYEANTLARAFFDITGIRVIHEITGEDDVIKKIQTQIELGIPLYDMYINDSDFIGSHYRSGAVIALSDFIAGAGKTVTLPTLDLADFIGLPFTTGPDGKLYQLPDQQFANLYWYRHDWFSRPALKKQFKQRYGYELNVPVNWSAYEDIAEFFTVHVKQIDGVRVYGHMDYGKMDPSLGWRFSDAWLSMAGVGDPGLPNGLPVDEWGIRLENCHPVGASVARGGALNSPAAVYALTKFIHWLEQYAPPDAKHLDFTGAGAWAGKGQIAQQIFWYSAFTAALLDPRLPVTDDNGHPKWRMAPSPRGPYWQPGMKLGYQDVGGWTMLTGTPLKRRQAAWLYAQFVVSKTVSLKKFLVGLTPVRHSDIFSGHISEVAGKYAGLVDFYRSNARKAWTPTGINVPDYPGLADLWWKHAGLAVHHKISAKQAMDQLALAMDERLLAIAGKGQKKCQPKLNTPKSELYWLARPGAPKPKLINEKPGGETRSYRDSLKNWR, from the coding sequence ATGATTAAAGCGCTGTTGATGGCGTTGCTCATCGTTAACTCCTTAGCCGGGCAAGCATTCGCCGCGACACAAGACAGTCACGGGATAAAATCAGCCCGCACCTGGATAGAAAAGGAGTTTACCGTCTCGAGTATCAGCCGCGAGCAGCAAGTTGATGAAATGCGCTGGTTTATCGAAGCCGCCAAACCCTACCGGGATATCGAAGTACGGGTGGTCTCGGAGCGCATCGCCACCCACTTATACGAAGCCAATACCCTCGCCCGGGCTTTTTTTGACATCACCGGCATCCGGGTCATCCATGAAATCACCGGCGAAGACGACGTCATTAAAAAGATACAGACCCAGATTGAACTGGGGATCCCCTTATATGATATGTACATCAACGACAGCGATTTTATCGGCAGCCATTACCGCTCCGGGGCGGTAATAGCGCTCAGCGACTTTATCGCCGGCGCAGGAAAAACCGTCACCCTGCCGACCCTGGATTTGGCGGATTTTATCGGCTTACCTTTCACCACAGGTCCCGACGGCAAATTATATCAGTTACCGGATCAGCAGTTTGCCAACCTCTACTGGTACCGCCACGACTGGTTTTCCCGCCCGGCGTTAAAAAAACAATTTAAGCAGCGTTACGGTTATGAGTTAAACGTGCCGGTCAACTGGTCCGCCTATGAAGATATTGCCGAGTTTTTCACCGTACATGTGAAACAGATAGACGGGGTCCGGGTCTACGGGCATATGGATTACGGCAAAATGGACCCTTCCCTGGGCTGGCGTTTTTCCGATGCCTGGCTGTCGATGGCGGGGGTCGGGGATCCTGGCCTGCCCAACGGTTTACCGGTAGATGAATGGGGCATAAGGCTTGAAAACTGCCACCCGGTCGGGGCCAGTGTTGCCCGCGGCGGCGCTTTGAACAGTCCGGCGGCGGTTTATGCATTAACAAAATTTATCCACTGGTTGGAGCAATATGCGCCGCCGGATGCCAAACACCTCGACTTTACCGGCGCCGGCGCCTGGGCCGGCAAAGGACAGATTGCCCAGCAGATTTTCTGGTATAGCGCTTTTACCGCCGCCCTGCTCGATCCCCGCTTGCCGGTCACAGACGATAACGGCCATCCGAAATGGCGCATGGCCCCCAGTCCCAGGGGACCTTACTGGCAACCGGGCATGAAACTGGGCTATCAGGATGTCGGCGGCTGGACCATGTTGACCGGCACACCACTAAAGCGGCGTCAGGCCGCCTGGCTGTATGCCCAGTTTGTGGTGTCAAAAACCGTCTCCCTGAAAAAATTCCTGGTGGGGCTGACCCCGGTTCGCCATTCGGATATTTTCTCCGGGCATATCAGCGAAGTAGCGGGAAAATATGCCGGTCTTGTTGATTTTTACCGCAGCAATGCCCGTAAAGCCTGGACCCCTACCGGCATAAATGTCCCGGATTACCCGGGCCTGGCAGACTTATGGTGGAAACATGCCGGTTTGGCGGTACATCACAAAATCAGTGCCAAACAGGCCATGGATCAACTGGCACTTGCCATGGATGAGCGGCTGCTGGCCATTGCCGGGAAAGGACAGAAAAAGTGCCAGCCCAAACTCAATACCCCCAAAAGCGAATTATACTGGCTAGCCCGGCCCGGGGCGCCGAAACCAAAGTTAATCAATGAAAAACCCGGGGGGGAAACCCGTAGTTATCGGGACTCACTTAAAAACTGGCGTTAA
- a CDS encoding substrate-binding periplasmic protein encodes MSIVTRLTNKILPQGLSLLLFMANPSLFAAPPLVLMTQEMPPYVIKHQGEITGASVDIIRALFQQAKLPYQIKILPWKRAYETAKNTSACIFPVQRSQQREAEFEWISPVLISQTAFYAVGADKTPLSSLHDAMAFSVGTYRGSAIEEYLLAMGFNVDSVSRDKANINKLLSGRIALWAADTLTAPYLLQQARVDTIKPLLVYFTSLRALACHASVGKASVNRLQQALKTLYKTGVIDEILSRYKTLYQVAATRP; translated from the coding sequence ATGAGCATTGTAACCCGCCTGACAAACAAGATATTGCCGCAGGGCTTGTCCCTGCTCTTGTTTATGGCTAACCCGTCTCTGTTTGCTGCCCCCCCGCTGGTGCTGATGACCCAGGAAATGCCCCCTTATGTTATTAAGCACCAGGGGGAAATTACCGGCGCCAGTGTCGATATCATCCGGGCGCTTTTTCAGCAGGCGAAGCTGCCTTATCAGATCAAAATACTGCCGTGGAAGCGGGCCTATGAGACCGCTAAAAATACCAGCGCCTGTATTTTTCCGGTGCAACGTTCGCAGCAACGAGAGGCCGAATTTGAGTGGATCAGCCCGGTGTTGATCAGCCAAACGGCTTTTTATGCTGTCGGGGCAGATAAAACACCGCTAAGCAGCTTACATGATGCCATGGCTTTTAGCGTAGGCACCTACCGCGGCAGCGCCATCGAGGAATATTTACTCGCCATGGGCTTTAACGTCGACTCGGTATCACGGGACAAGGCCAATATCAACAAACTGCTCTCCGGACGCATTGCCTTATGGGCGGCGGACACCTTAACCGCCCCGTACCTGCTGCAACAGGCCAGGGTGGATACCATTAAACCTTTGCTGGTCTATTTCACCAGTTTACGGGCCCTGGCCTGTCATGCTTCGGTGGGCAAGGCAAGCGTCAACCGTTTGCAGCAGGCATTAAAAACCCTGTATAAAACCGGCGTGATCGATGAAATCCTGTCCAGATATAAAACCTTATATCAAGTAGCGGCAACAAGGCCTTAA
- a CDS encoding sphingomyelin phosphodiesterase: MTFSVKTLTALCLGASLALPVLADSDVYVTNNSPQNLSVSVSHTGDALLIEGSEWQQHVQTLGPWETRMVLSFNRWENVKSGKTYHFETMLTNEHGDSVALHQQVKGHWYNSSLKHGASSDEFALRWYDDRDIHREQVQMSQQGATTELAFKAAATARYDDLYYAVTPQKIDEQANPDADTLKVMTYNIWALPAIASHIGDRYDILPAYMKGYDVLMLQEVFASGREAFLRTLAAEYPYQTRMLDKDGINIYDGGVTIVSRYPIVNQGQYVYPDCSGSDCFADKGLNYAEVIKGGKAYHLLATHTASFDTDTAREYRQRQFQQMRTFAENLNIPADETVIYGGDFNVNKRKFADDYADMLANLNAQEPEYGGYTESTFDPRINGFAGKALSGGENIEYLDYIVVSKAHQGREHNTNVVKIPRSSDQRLFKHWNLSDHFPVVTELR; this comes from the coding sequence ATGACATTTAGTGTAAAAACCCTTACCGCCTTGTGTCTTGGCGCTTCACTTGCCCTGCCGGTGCTGGCAGACAGTGATGTTTATGTGACCAATAACTCGCCGCAAAACCTGTCGGTATCGGTCAGCCATACCGGGGATGCCTTACTTATCGAGGGCAGCGAATGGCAACAGCATGTCCAGACTTTAGGGCCGTGGGAAACCCGTATGGTACTCAGCTTTAACCGCTGGGAAAATGTAAAATCCGGCAAGACCTACCATTTTGAAACTATGCTCACCAATGAGCACGGCGACAGTGTTGCTTTGCACCAGCAGGTCAAAGGGCACTGGTACAACTCCAGCTTAAAGCACGGCGCCAGCTCGGACGAATTTGCCCTGCGCTGGTATGATGACAGGGATATCCACCGCGAGCAGGTGCAAATGAGTCAGCAAGGCGCTACTACCGAGCTGGCCTTTAAGGCTGCGGCTACCGCCCGTTATGACGATCTCTATTATGCCGTTACCCCGCAAAAAATCGACGAGCAGGCCAACCCCGATGCCGATACCCTTAAGGTGATGACCTATAATATCTGGGCGTTGCCGGCAATTGCTTCCCATATCGGCGACCGCTACGATATTTTGCCCGCATATATGAAAGGTTATGATGTGCTGATGCTGCAGGAAGTTTTTGCCTCCGGGCGCGAGGCTTTCCTGCGCACCCTGGCAGCAGAGTACCCGTACCAGACCCGGATGCTGGATAAAGACGGCATTAATATCTATGACGGCGGCGTTACTATTGTCAGCCGTTACCCGATAGTGAACCAGGGACAATATGTTTATCCCGATTGCAGCGGCAGCGACTGTTTTGCCGATAAAGGCCTGAATTACGCCGAAGTGATCAAGGGGGGCAAGGCCTACCACTTGCTGGCAACCCATACCGCTTCGTTTGATACCGACACCGCCCGGGAGTACCGCCAGCGCCAGTTCCAGCAGATGCGTACCTTTGCCGAAAACCTGAATATTCCCGCCGATGAAACCGTGATTTACGGCGGCGACTTTAATGTCAACAAACGCAAGTTTGCCGACGATTATGCCGATATGCTCGCTAACCTCAATGCACAAGAGCCTGAGTACGGCGGTTATACCGAGTCGACCTTTGACCCGCGCATCAACGGCTTTGCCGGTAAGGCCCTGTCCGGCGGCGAAAACATCGAATACCTGGATTATATCGTGGTCAGCAAGGCGCACCAGGGACGTGAGCACAATACCAATGTGGTGAAAATCCCGAGAAGCTCTGATCAACGGTTATTTAAACACTGGAACCTGTCGGATCACTTCCCTGTGGTGACGGAACTGCGTTAA
- a CDS encoding sensor domain-containing diguanylate cyclase, which yields MAPDREQLANKLFEFVQSNEEGYAIFDANDHLLYCNQSYGQILGFDAGVLIGRTFLDIISLCFNSDKGFKTDTDDLDVLLARISTQWRSNNYRLFEMQSHDDRWFLFSEIKNDRGEILIQTKQVTEQKVLEQKLLESRDNLRQLALTDELTGVANRRCFVDSVEAELHRCRRHNYQVAYMILDLDFFKGINDNYGHQAGDLVLQAVAKRVKKMLRDYDIFGRIGGEEFAVFLGRTKVEEVLLVAERIREAIADNPLLYRGNSIAMTTSIGISLCTSVAHTYQDLYNQADQALYQAKANGRNMCQFYREEHEQK from the coding sequence ATGGCCCCAGACCGTGAGCAACTGGCTAACAAGCTGTTCGAATTTGTACAAAGCAATGAAGAAGGTTATGCCATTTTTGACGCCAATGACCATCTGCTCTACTGCAACCAATCCTATGGGCAAATTTTAGGTTTTGATGCCGGGGTGCTTATTGGCCGCACTTTCCTTGATATCATTTCCCTGTGTTTTAACTCCGATAAAGGCTTTAAAACCGACACCGATGATCTTGATGTCTTGCTGGCCCGGATCAGCACCCAGTGGCGCTCGAATAACTATCGCTTATTTGAAATGCAAAGTCATGATGACCGCTGGTTTTTGTTTTCCGAGATCAAAAATGACCGCGGCGAAATCCTGATCCAGACCAAGCAGGTCACCGAGCAAAAAGTGCTGGAGCAAAAACTGCTGGAATCACGAGACAACCTCAGGCAGCTGGCTTTGACCGACGAGCTGACCGGGGTGGCCAACCGCCGCTGTTTTGTCGACTCGGTCGAAGCCGAGCTGCACAGGTGCCGCCGCCATAACTACCAGGTGGCCTATATGATTTTAGATCTGGATTTTTTTAAAGGTATCAACGACAACTATGGCCACCAGGCGGGGGATCTGGTGCTGCAGGCGGTGGCGAAACGGGTGAAAAAAATGCTCCGGGATTACGATATTTTCGGCCGCATCGGCGGTGAAGAATTTGCCGTGTTTCTCGGTCGCACTAAGGTCGAAGAAGTACTGTTGGTCGCCGAGCGCATTCGCGAAGCCATTGCCGACAATCCGCTGCTATACCGGGGCAACAGCATAGCCATGACCACCTCCATAGGTATCAGCTTGTGCACTTCGGTTGCCCACACTTACCAGGACTTGTACAACCAGGCGGATCAGGCCCTGTACCAGGCAAAAGCCAACGGTCGCAATATGTGCCAGTTCTACCGGGAGGAGCATGAACAAAAATAG
- a CDS encoding trypsin-like serine protease → MFKKLILPVAITLLLSPLAGAISLDKAGKAKGPSIQLIGGSTTSDWPSAVQFFVSGGSACTAVKIASHRYLTAAHCLIDKTTGEVESSAFFGAKVYLSNVQEPTTSSGWTVNYLNRVMLHSSYVSEILSRINSNESTNGAGMHSFDVATFTLQNTSPYPVSAVDFNEVHPGDNITLVGYGCEEKVGKNRSGYGRKKAGNTYALAIDAYDNHPGYSAYYAGKAAEVFYHNVVVAAPKLDGSAPGLCPGDSGGPAFKNNKVIGVGAYYSFMDTSGIAYTNMETKLSGLAAWAGWSL, encoded by the coding sequence ATGTTCAAAAAATTAATATTACCTGTGGCCATAACCCTGTTATTGAGTCCGCTAGCCGGCGCCATTTCCCTGGATAAGGCGGGAAAAGCAAAAGGCCCGTCTATCCAACTGATCGGCGGCAGCACAACCAGTGACTGGCCGTCTGCGGTGCAGTTTTTTGTCTCCGGCGGCAGTGCCTGTACCGCCGTGAAAATTGCCAGCCACAGATATTTAACCGCGGCGCATTGTCTTATCGACAAAACCACAGGTGAGGTTGAAAGCAGTGCTTTCTTTGGCGCAAAAGTTTATTTAAGTAATGTGCAAGAGCCGACGACTTCATCGGGCTGGACGGTGAATTATCTTAACCGGGTGATGCTGCATTCATCTTATGTGTCCGAGATACTCAGCCGTATCAATAGTAATGAAAGCACCAACGGGGCAGGCATGCATAGTTTTGATGTTGCCACCTTTACCCTGCAAAATACTTCCCCTTATCCCGTGAGTGCAGTGGACTTTAATGAAGTACACCCCGGAGATAATATTACCCTGGTAGGTTATGGCTGCGAGGAAAAAGTTGGCAAAAACCGTAGCGGTTATGGCCGTAAAAAGGCCGGTAATACTTATGCCCTGGCTATTGATGCCTATGATAACCATCCCGGATATAGTGCCTATTATGCCGGTAAGGCAGCGGAGGTTTTCTATCATAATGTTGTGGTTGCAGCGCCTAAACTCGATGGCAGCGCGCCGGGTTTATGCCCGGGAGATTCCGGCGGCCCGGCTTTTAAAAACAACAAAGTGATCGGTGTCGGGGCCTATTACAGCTTTATGGACACTTCCGGCATTGCCTATACCAATATGGAAACCAAGCTTTCTGGTTTGGCGGCTTGGGCGGGTTGGTCGCTATAA
- a CDS encoding DUF885 domain-containing protein, producing MNKKWIFGACLSLSLCFSGLAKAEADWVKRSNQYSQILLEVIAQLSPESAAELGVNGFDNSIIDLKPGINDRAIKSFKEAKEELLKIQAKEQHPAVRQDLEILLTAIDDSLQQIALEQQYYFPYFNASELIYNGLRSLLDHQKTPEQHQAALVRLQRYTGMEIGYQPLTELARAEVLRGLKQLGKSGPLKESIEKDLQNSETLLKEIETLFTDHGITGFEKPYSELKTQIAQYNEFIRSQVLPRGRDDFKLPKQMYAFALKEYGVDMPLDELQRRAKVEFKQLQNTMQAQAMAIAKKRGYSDHDYRAVLKSLKKQQITGEAILPFYHAKNDALEEIIKREQIITLPERDLVIRLASPAESAQSPAPFMKPPRMIGNTGEVGEFVLPLKYPGAKDGQTLHIDDFTYEAAAWPLSAHEARPGHELQFASMVEKGVSTARMIFAFNSVNAEGWALYMEEEIKPYLTLEGQFATNWSRLIRAARAFLDPGLNTRQITKDQALKVLKDDLVLSDALATSELERYTFRGQGQATSYFVGYSRLMSLRAETELLMADKFNRQKYHDFILAQGLLPPALLKKAVMTTFVNSH from the coding sequence ATGAATAAAAAATGGATATTCGGCGCCTGCCTGAGCTTAAGCCTGTGTTTCTCCGGGCTTGCTAAAGCGGAAGCCGACTGGGTAAAACGCAGTAACCAGTACAGCCAGATTTTGCTTGAGGTGATCGCCCAGTTATCGCCGGAGTCGGCAGCCGAGCTCGGGGTCAACGGCTTTGACAACAGCATTATCGATTTAAAACCCGGCATCAACGACAGGGCTATCAAAAGCTTTAAGGAAGCAAAAGAAGAACTGTTAAAAATTCAGGCAAAAGAACAACACCCGGCGGTCAGGCAGGATCTGGAAATTTTATTAACCGCCATCGACGACTCACTGCAGCAAATCGCGCTGGAGCAGCAATATTATTTTCCCTATTTTAATGCCAGCGAGCTGATTTATAACGGCCTGCGCAGTTTGCTCGACCATCAGAAAACCCCTGAGCAGCACCAGGCAGCGCTGGTAAGATTGCAGCGTTATACCGGCATGGAAATAGGTTACCAGCCGTTAACCGAACTTGCCCGGGCAGAAGTGCTCAGGGGCTTGAAACAGCTGGGCAAATCGGGGCCGCTAAAAGAAAGCATCGAAAAAGACCTGCAAAACAGTGAAACCTTACTCAAGGAAATAGAAACCCTGTTTACCGATCATGGCATCACAGGTTTTGAAAAACCCTATAGCGAGCTCAAAACGCAAATCGCGCAATATAATGAGTTTATCCGCAGCCAGGTACTGCCGCGCGGCCGCGACGACTTTAAGTTACCCAAGCAAATGTATGCCTTCGCCTTAAAAGAATACGGCGTGGATATGCCGCTCGATGAACTGCAGCGCCGGGCCAAGGTGGAATTTAAACAACTGCAAAATACCATGCAGGCCCAGGCGATGGCCATTGCCAAAAAACGCGGCTATTCAGATCACGACTACAGGGCCGTACTTAAATCCCTGAAAAAACAGCAGATCACCGGCGAAGCCATTCTGCCCTTTTACCATGCGAAAAATGACGCCCTGGAAGAGATCATCAAACGGGAGCAGATCATCACCTTGCCCGAGCGGGATCTGGTGATCCGCCTGGCATCCCCCGCCGAAAGTGCGCAAAGCCCCGCCCCCTTTATGAAACCGCCGCGTATGATAGGCAATACCGGAGAAGTGGGTGAATTTGTGCTGCCGCTGAAATACCCCGGCGCCAAAGACGGCCAGACGCTGCATATCGACGATTTTACCTATGAGGCGGCAGCCTGGCCGTTAAGCGCCCACGAAGCCAGACCCGGACATGAATTGCAGTTTGCTTCCATGGTGGAAAAAGGCGTCTCGACCGCGCGGATGATTTTCGCCTTTAACTCGGTGAATGCCGAAGGCTGGGCCTTGTATATGGAAGAAGAAATCAAACCTTACCTGACCCTGGAAGGCCAGTTTGCCACCAACTGGAGCCGCCTGATCCGCGCCGCCCGGGCCTTCCTCGACCCGGGATTAAATACCCGCCAAATCACCAAAGACCAGGCGCTGAAGGTGCTCAAGGATGATTTGGTATTATCCGACGCCCTGGCCACTTCCGAGCTCGAACGTTATACCTTCCGCGGCCAGGGGCAGGCAACCTCATATTTTGTCGGTTACAGCCGTTTGATGTCGCTGCGGGCAGAAACCGAGCTGTTAATGGCGGATAAGTTTAACCGGCAAAAATATCACGACTTTATCCTGGCACAGGGCCTGTTGCCCCCTGCCCTGCTGAAAAAAGCCGTGATGACGACTTTTGTCAACAGTCACTAG